In the Vicinamibacterales bacterium genome, one interval contains:
- a CDS encoding TonB-dependent receptor gives MLQPEPGQVALFPVIDAIEEFRIESNSPAAEFGRFNGGVINLTTRSGANTPHGNGFEFFRHEALNARNYFQPDGPKPDYRRNQYGGTAGGPLRKDHTFFFMDYQGQRQNIARTVISTVPTLLQRQGIFTEAIAGKVPAIFDPSSGSVRTPFAGNVIPASQLDSVAVSLLQHYPLPTSSGTANNYLRTAPEVDNQDQWDARIDHAPTARDHLFGRLSYFHDDFTPVTPLPDGSGVTSGTLGPQLTTSWAFASNYQHTFTPALLNEVRVGDTRRSVDRTAATLDTPAGEALNLPGIPSTARFPNTLPTFLISDYQQLGSPVNTASTFATSVTQVADTLSWVKGRHLVKAGIDWRWERLNVIQPPSPTGSFTFNAIGSDQPGVTGSGTPFASFLLGQVQAFSIDLQHDEIRERAHSQEYFVQDDWKLTPSLTITPGLRYTLNFPSTEINGQTAVFNLATQVLDYPGTEPVRPLQKDNFGPRFGATWRVTDRTVASGGYGLIWIEMAGITTPFTTPTFPFLQTVSQRALDTVSPAFALQNGPSVAPLPPGPLTGLGQGVFTVDSTLGSGYAQQWNASVQRVLTSNLTVEAAYVGSIITHVGIPDTNINQLNADELGIGAPLLQRVPNPYFGLIPRSSSLGDPTITVAQLMKRFPEYTTVSFYRNNVGTTRYQGLELSLRQRSTRGLSYSVAYTRSKLLDDASSVFDASILTGPIANYPVADS, from the coding sequence CGAATTCGGGCGCTTCAACGGCGGCGTCATCAACCTGACGACCCGGTCGGGCGCCAATACCCCGCACGGCAACGGCTTCGAGTTCTTCCGCCACGAGGCGCTCAACGCCCGCAACTACTTCCAGCCCGACGGGCCAAAGCCCGACTACCGCCGCAACCAGTACGGCGGCACCGCCGGCGGGCCGCTGCGCAAGGATCACACGTTCTTCTTCATGGACTATCAGGGACAGCGCCAGAACATCGCGCGCACCGTCATCTCGACCGTGCCGACGCTGCTGCAGCGGCAGGGGATCTTCACTGAAGCGATCGCCGGCAAGGTGCCGGCGATCTTCGATCCATCTTCCGGCAGCGTGCGGACGCCGTTCGCCGGCAACGTGATTCCGGCGTCACAACTCGATTCGGTCGCCGTGTCGCTCCTTCAGCACTATCCCCTCCCGACATCCTCGGGCACGGCCAACAATTACCTCAGGACCGCGCCGGAAGTCGACAACCAGGACCAGTGGGACGCGCGGATCGACCACGCACCCACGGCGCGCGATCACCTGTTCGGCCGGCTCTCGTACTTTCATGACGACTTCACACCGGTGACGCCGCTCCCCGACGGCAGCGGCGTCACGAGCGGCACACTCGGTCCGCAGTTGACGACCTCGTGGGCCTTCGCGTCGAACTATCAGCACACGTTCACTCCGGCGCTCCTGAACGAGGTTCGAGTCGGCGACACGCGGCGCAGCGTCGATCGCACGGCGGCAACACTCGACACGCCAGCCGGCGAGGCGCTGAACCTGCCGGGGATTCCATCGACCGCGCGCTTTCCCAACACGCTGCCGACCTTCCTGATCAGCGATTATCAGCAGCTCGGATCGCCCGTCAACACCGCATCGACGTTTGCCACCAGCGTTACCCAGGTGGCCGATACGCTCAGCTGGGTCAAGGGCCGACACCTGGTCAAGGCCGGGATCGACTGGCGGTGGGAGCGGCTGAACGTCATCCAGCCGCCGTCGCCGACCGGCTCCTTCACGTTCAACGCGATCGGCAGCGACCAGCCCGGGGTGACCGGCAGCGGGACGCCGTTCGCCAGCTTTCTGCTCGGCCAGGTGCAGGCCTTCTCGATCGATCTCCAGCACGACGAGATCCGCGAGCGTGCGCACTCCCAGGAGTACTTCGTCCAGGACGACTGGAAGCTCACGCCGAGCCTGACGATCACCCCGGGCCTGCGCTACACGCTGAACTTTCCGTCGACCGAGATCAACGGACAGACGGCGGTCTTCAACCTGGCGACGCAGGTGCTCGACTATCCCGGCACCGAACCGGTGCGGCCGCTCCAGAAAGACAACTTCGGTCCGCGCTTCGGAGCCACCTGGCGCGTCACCGACCGCACGGTGGCGAGCGGCGGCTACGGCTTGATCTGGATCGAGATGGCCGGTATCACGACGCCGTTCACGACGCCGACCTTCCCGTTTCTGCAGACGGTCTCGCAGCGCGCGCTCGACACCGTCTCGCCCGCCTTCGCCCTGCAGAACGGACCGAGCGTCGCGCCCCTTCCTCCAGGTCCGCTCACCGGACTCGGCCAGGGCGTGTTCACCGTCGACTCGACGCTTGGATCCGGCTACGCGCAACAGTGGAACGCCTCCGTACAGCGCGTGCTGACGTCGAACCTGACGGTGGAGGCCGCCTACGTCGGTTCGATCATCACGCACGTCGGCATCCCGGATACGAACATCAACCAGCTGAACGCCGACGAGCTCGGCATTGGCGCGCCGCTGCTCCAGCGCGTGCCGAATCCCTACTTCGGCCTCATTCCGCGATCCTCGTCGCTCGGCGATCCGACCATCACGGTGGCCCAGCTGATGAAGCGCTTTCCCGAATACACGACCGTCAGTTTCTACCGCAACAACGTCGGCACGACCCGGTATCAGGGCCTGGAATTGAGCCTGCGGCAGCGATCGACGCGCGGCCTGTCGTATTCGGTCGCCTATACGCGATCGAAGCTCCTCGACGACGCGTCGTCGGTGTTCGACGCATCGATTCTGACCGGACCGATCGCCAACTATCCGGTTGCCGACAGC